In the Manis javanica isolate MJ-LG chromosome 12, MJ_LKY, whole genome shotgun sequence genome, one interval contains:
- the LOC140845205 gene encoding uncharacterized protein gives MTSLYLLTLLLTLETPTQGVLRWGILSAFPKPMPVHFNAAVFPRFFTTNSSMNLPYLVKDTLVAPLGENRSFVTNGSLCFTTQNLAGCISLKRRKYGWFSDIILEASSLPVMSAKFEGPNKEGSPSYKNMTIHQMVLWINGTFVHSPRNNSTDRPRQPKYASHCVGDYEGELWPWTDCQSTVVTWATERQEFTISPDMEGRPANEAWWPVKVLEGEFRQQLSMNPFHKWMLCGVNGSCTDLSPFSALQGGGIGVKNITFWCENNHMRAHWNMIMTHNNENYTCSAKSGPESPNSLFPPSPVCVYPPFLFILSNSSFDSCSNETCFLSQCWDARNFTNALVVCIPRWVPVPVDAPNTMTLFRERRDFGVTAAIVLLISATAVAATAAGIALDTSIKSATELNNLAASVASALDQQSTLDGKLKGGIMILNQRIDLVEEQMEVLWQMAQLGCERKYRALCITSIQYKNFTRAANLSRDLSQYLSGNWSQDFDGTLEELRREIIHINSTRLDISVAEGLSSWFLRALSHVKEWAGMAGMGVFLLGGLMLLLWLLCRLRNQHKQDKVILAQALMAIDVGASPQVWLNMLKKEARL, from the coding sequence atgacttcgctgtacctcctgaccctgctcctgacactggagaccccgactcagggagtattgagatggggaatcctgtctgcctttcctaagcctatgcctgtccatttcaatgcagccgtttttccccgctttttcaccaccaactctagtatgaacttgccctacttagttaaagacaccctagtagctcccctgggagaaaaccgatccttcgtaactaatgggtcattatgcttcaccactcagaatctagctggctgtatctccctgaaacggaggaaatacggatggttcagtgacataattctagaggccagtagcctccccgttatgtcagctaaatttgaagggcctaataaggaagggagcccgtcctataagaacatgactatccaccagatggttctctggatcaatggcacatttgtacactctcccaggaacaattccaccgacaggcctcgtcaacccaaatatgcctcccattgtgtgggcgactatgagggagagctgtggccctggactgactgtcagtcaactgtagtaacgtgggcaactgagaggcaggagtttaccatctccccagatatggagggacggccagccaatgaggcttggtggccagtaaaggtgctcgaaggtgagtttcgtcagcagctgagcatgaaccccttccataaatggatgctgtgtggagtcaatggctcgtgtaccgacctctcccccttttccgccctccagggtgggggaatcggtgtaaaaaatatcaccttttggtgcgagaataaccacatgcgcgcacactggaacatgatcatgacccataacaacgagaactacacgtgttcagcaaaatcaggtccagagtcacctaattccctttttccaccttctccagtatgcgtataccccccatttctgtttatcttatccaatagtagctttgactcctgctccaatgaaacctgctttctgtctcagtgttgggatgcgcgtaactttaccaatgctttggtagtctgcatcccccgttgggtccctgttcccgtagacgcccctaacaccatgactctgtttcgagaaaggcgcgatttcggtgttacagccgccatagtgctcctgatctccgcgaccgcggtcgcagccaccgccgctggtatagctttagacacctccatcaaatcggctacagagctcaataaccttgcagcctcagtagcttctgccctggaccaacagtccacacttgatggcaaactgaaaggaggaataatgatcctcaatcaacgcatagatctcgtggaggaacaaatggaggtgctctggcaaatggcccaattgggatgtgagcggaaatatcgtgccctctgcatcactagcattcaatataaaaattttacacgggcagctaatctgtcacgagacctgtcccagtatctttcaggaaactggtcccaagacttcgatgggacactagaagagctgcggcgagaaattatccacatcaactccacccgtctagatatctccgtagcggaaggactctcttcctggttcctcagagctctctcccacgtcaaggagtgggcgggcatggctgggatgggcgtgttcctgcttggaggtctcatgctcttactctggttgttatgcagactccgcaaccaacataagcaggacaaggtgatccttgctcaagccctaatggcgatagacgttggcgcctctccccaagtgtggctcaacatgcttaagaaggaagctcggctttag